AAAGTATCTCACGAGTTAACCATATGGTTCGTAAACCATCAAGCAAATATTGGAGTTCAGTAACACACCCAAAATATGTGCAGttcatgatttgaaaaaattagtttgtGAACTATAGATGTTGGAGTTATATGAAAACATACTGAAAAGTGCACAGTTCCCCAACTAGAGAAACTAATTGGCGAACTCATGTACACAAATTGATGAGTTCCATGAACATGGTGAAATTACACAGTTCACGAACTCTTATGCACTTTGGAGTTCAATAACATCAAGTTTTTGCACAGTTCGCCAACTACCATTTTCAGTTTCCGAACTCTAATGCAACTTGATGTTTATAAGATCTTCTTTCGCAAACATAGTTTGTTGAATAATAAGAATTATTCTCAACCTCAAATGCGACAATTCTTatgaacatccaatgcttgaGTTCGTATTTCGAGATTAGTGAAGTACAAGCTTGAAcctgaaatttcttctttgtaactcATCATATACTAAATCCATACGACATTATCTCAAAAGATAGAATGGTAGAAACAATGAGTAAATATATATAATTAGTATtcgcatacctttgttgatgaggTTTCCTCCAATGTCTTGGTGatctccagtcttcaatcttcaagagtATTCAGTGATTTCTGATAATCAACTACCTAAATTTAATCCGAGTTCGAGACTGAGTTTAGCAGAAAATAAACCAATTGAGAAATTCTAAGTTGGTAACAAGACTTGGTTCTTTTGGAACTCTTATTTATTCTACCTTTATATATCTATCGAAGCAAAATACTCACTTTTTGGAACAATACATATGACTGTAAATATACGTTTGTGTATACCCGAGGGGTATTGAGCCTCAAAAGGTACTATActatataaaatgaaaaaaacaaaaatacgaACTCAACGAgctaaaaatcactcaattctgtTGTATAACGAAAAAGTTATGAGTGAAGTACTAAATCTTAACAAACGTGGCTAAAAGAGAACGTTGAATCATATTGATAATCTTGTGAGTTTGTTAACTAGTTTGATGCATGGCAAGCCTCTAATGCAGTATGAGATACACTAAGATATAGAAGGAAAGAGTTACGTTGCTAGATGTTTAGGGATGTATAACATGTGCACACTCTGATACAAGTGGGTAAGATTGAGTACTTGTGGGTGAAGATGATTCACTTAACCACAGCACATTGCAAGGCGCATATTGTGTGACACTATCCATAGTTCATTCTCTTATCACATGTTGATCTTTGCTATTAGTTAAAAATATGATAAAGTATACAATGGGTAACAATCCTGATCTCTGGTGAAAGGAGCAATACTATCTTCGGTAGCGCCAGGCGCCTCGCCACTTTCTCGCCATTTACCCGCACGCTGAGATGGCCAGGTGGGGTGGACAAGTGATTTGGTTTTCTTGTTCCACGTATCTGAAATGATGAGAGAGAAATAAAAAGAGAGGTTTTATCGGACTCCTCCTTCTTCTGCCAAAAactagatcttttttttttcctgttgttGTTCATATCTCATCCCAAATCGGTTGATTCTTAAACCATATCTGTGATTAATAACTTCTGTGTGTTTGATTTTGAAAGATCCGGTGATTTTCATTGATGAATGGAAAGGGGATCTGCTGATTTTGAAGGATATGCTGATTAATAATTTTTGTGTGTTTGATTTTGAAAGATTTGATGAATTTGAGGATATAATGAATctacttgaagaatatgaagacttgaatgttattattatcattttttagAGTTTGTGAATTCTCAAGTGGGATTGTTTTTTAGGATATAGCTTAATTCTGGGATATGAAATTTGTATGAGCATTTGATTTTGAATGAGATCCATGGTTAATTAAAAGGGGAAAATTTTAGGATATGTGCAGTTTTGTAATATAAAGTTTGATTTTACATCTACAGACTTCAGTTGAGTTCAGTTTACATCAATTTTGGGAATACTCTGTTTTAataatttcagaatttttttgtGAGTTTCCATTACTAACAGCTCAAACACTACCATTCTTCCCCCACCACCTCCTGTTTAGTCGTGAAATTATTAGTAAGAGAATATCCTTAGAACCGAATTAACTTAATTAGAATGTTCACAAATGATATGAATTACTACCCCAGTTCCTAAGAATTCCAAATTGATTGGGTAAATGATTTTGatgggtttttatttttatcacaTAAAATCACATGAAATTATGAAATAACTCACACTTATAGAATTTCTTCGATTAAGTTGCTTATGAAGCTTTTGTCTTGTGGAGTACGATTGAAACATGATCACCATTTTGAATCACCATGGatgattttgttttcttcaaGCAGAGACTCACAAAATGGAAATAAAATAGTAAAGGCGTAGACTAGAGAGAAAGAATCAGAAAATGAGATATCACGTGATATTTTTCTCTGACCCACAAGTCAACCTGGACTGCAAATATCCTATTCACACTCTCCACGTAAGAGTGCGAGCAAATGGCGATCCAAAATAGCGTGATTTCTAGCATTTCCCTACTATCTTTTGATATCCCACCTTTATTTATGTCATTCGTATCCGTAAAATCTCAGTATGTTTCTCTTTCAATACTGGCTTATGTCACTGAAGTTGTCTCTATCTGGTAGTACTACAATTGAGCCTTCAGTCTAGGTAGACAAGATCCTGAGAATTCTGTGCCTTTGGAAATAAAACAACGACAGAAATAATTTCTATCATGTCccctcttatatttcttatatagTATGTACCCTGCTCTCTTTCTCAGTTCTTGGTCTTTTATGCTCAtgaattaaaaatatatatatttcatgACTGTCTGGTTTTTTATTATCTTGTTTAGTAAAAAATAACGAAAAGAGTGAAAACCAGAAGAATAAGAATGCGAGATGCTCATTaagagaaaaggaaagaaggGAAATGAGGGGTCATGGGGTAGTTCCCCTAGTTGCTTGGCATATGTAGGCAGAGGTCTTGCAGGGATGAGATAACCTGCAGGCTGACTAGAAATGCTTCCAGGTGTATAGTGAGATAACCGAGTTAATAGAAAACATAATGCTGGATTAATTCACTAGTCAATACAAAGATAATAGAACTTCATGGATCTTCTTCTCTTTGACTCATACTACTAGTAATCCTAAAAACAACACAATACTAGAAAGAGAATTACTGGAGTAACTAATTATAACCTTCTAGACTCATTTTATCATTCTTTAGTTATCTCATTCGTTCAGTTCTGATCGTCATCGTACCACTCCTTCTGACCAGGAAACCATTTGGGGCACTTAGGACTGAAGTAAACTGAACGAACCCTTGAATTCAAAAGCTCAAGTATGGGTTCAAATTTCACACACCGGGGTGTCTTGTACTGATTAATCGAAGCACCCCGACTAATAGCATAATCCATAAGCTTATCAAAGGTTCCTGTTTCGACAATTTTTATCTCCAATGCCCCAATTGATTCGGAAACACGGCCTTGGCGATATACGCTGTTGAGAGATTCCTCAATGGTGAGGCAACAATTCTCAAACACTGTTGGAGGAATTGACTTTGTACCGCCATGGCGAAGCTCCCAGTAAAGCACATAATGTCCTGGAATGTTTGATGTACTGGCATAACTCGTGTAGTCCATAAGAAATGCATCAAAGGGTATGAGATGGTTAATGGCATTCTTAACAGCATTTTGTAGCTCAACCTCGTCAGTTTTATCAGCATCAATGCACAAAACCACGTTTCTTCGGCATATGAAGTTGAACTGTGGAGCATTGTTCTTAAATCCAGCTACCCTTAGAACATCTCCAACTCTATAACGATAAAGTCCTGCATAAACATTCAAAACTCGTCAAAActtctgctttttttttttttttaataatgaaCCATGAACTTTTACGCCTTTTTGACAAACTTATTGCTATTAATTTGTAAAACATAAACGCATTTTTTCTGGCTGGTTGATGAATTaccagaaaaaaagaaagaaaacaatgtTACCTGCATAAGTGGTGACAACCAGCTCATATTCTTGACCAAGCTTAACATCGACAAGCTCAACCAGTTCTTGCTTTTCCTTCTCATTTACGGAATCAGGTAGACCGCTGTTCTTCTGTACAGGTAGGAATTCAAAATAACCCATGGTAGGAAGAATGGTATAAGACACTTCACTAGGTTTAGCTAAGGGGTTAAGATTCAAACCGAAAAAACATTCCGAAGAAGCATACATTGTGCAGACAAGTGGGAGATCATTACTATAGTAATCAAGTGTGGGTATATACTGAGACATGGACCCAGTGACGATAACATCAATATACTTGGTATTTGGCCATAACCTTGAGATAATCCCTTGCCATGAATCTTTGCTACATTCAGTCTCGATCAAGTCTGCGAGTTTAGGATTAGGCACAAGCAATTTCGATACCGCATTACGAACCGACTGGTCGGTAATTTGGACATCAATAGTTCCAGTACGAATGTCTTTGCAAAACAGGGTCCAATGTTTTTGTAAGAACCGAATAGCCCGAATAAAACCGGAAGCGAAAACTGCTCCAACTCGAAGAACTTGATTGTTTTGAATAAGCCCACAAAGTAATTGGGAATACATACTCTGGTAAGAATCTAGGCAAAGTATGGTTTCAATGGGGCTAGTGTAGTTGTTATATGGATCAAAAGGTTTTTCTTTGAAATATGAACTTTTGTAGTAACTTGTTAAAACTGGTCTTGCAGCTAATCCACCGGGTGTTTTAGCTTCTGATTTTATGAAACAAAGATACATTCCCTTCCCTTTGTTCAAATCTGGAACATATTGATCCATTACTGGCATCAAAAGACCATATAACAACGATCTTCTTTCCAACTCTTCTTCTATTGTGGGCATCAACTTTCTCTCCCCTGCTGACGTTCCAGAACTACACAACAGCAGTAGAAAATTAACAGAAGCAAAATACAGTAGAAAGTTAACAGAAgcaaaataaaaaatagtaatagaATAAACAACTGAAGGAGAGAATTGTTGTACTGTACCTAGTAAGAAATTCTGAAATGGGGTTTGAACAGAGGATAGGTGAAGTATCACCGTTTGCAATACGGTTGATATCAGGTTGTAGATCTTCATAAGTAACAATAGGCATGACATTCTTAAATGTATCACGGTCTGCAGTAAGACCATCTAAACCATGGcgtttcaaatactcaacatgaGCATTTCTAGTTAGTATTTCAGAGAGAACTTTCTTCTGAATTTCATCAGCATTAGTTGTTACTTGTTCAATGAATTGAAGTGCTTTCATGTTTTTCTCATAACttgtttcatcttgcatgtttggTGCTTCAGGTATGGTAGGCATGGTGAAAGGAAGAAATTGGAAATGATCAAAAAATAGAGAGAAGTGGAAGAGAAAGTAAGTGAGAGAAGCTGAAATATGGTTTGAGTGTGTGTTCATATGATGGGGTGAATGAGTTCATATTTATAGTAGAAATGAAGCTGATTGTACTCCTTCGGCTTGGATCAAGATAACTCTAAAAAAAATGGCACAAAGGTTTTACCTATATTATCGATCTACCTTCTCTAAGCCAAATAATGTTGTATTATATAGCCTATAGGACCAAATCTTAACATGTAAGTATTTAACTGCTGAATTGATCATATTCTGTAATTTCTTTTTGTTTGAGACGGTCAGCTTCCACAAAATTTTTGATTGGGACGTTTTTTTAAGGGAGCATGGGGATcaatgatatgttgacacatgcaattgatattaatgaattatgtttccaaaaatataaaaaaaatgtatttttgtatagaaaatttgttttcttaattggtgtcggtatttttggaaacataattcatcaatatcaagtgcatgtgtcaacatatcattgGTCCTCATGCCCCTTCAAAAAAAAACGTCCTCATCAAAAAAATTCTCGTCAGCTTTGAGGTTAAGGACTCGAGATTAAACTGAGATTAAACACACTAAACTTGGTGCACAGAGAGAGTCAAAGAGTACGTGCCCTCTTGTACGGTGGATGTTAATCGAAAAACCGGCAACAATCGTTTTTGTGTATGCTGTAATCATTTTTTTATCTTTGAGGTTAAGGACTCCAGATTAAACTGAGATTAAACACACTAAATGTCGATGTATATACTTGGGTACAAATTTCCAAGCCTAGGATAGAGATTATGAACGGAATATCTGTAAATGGCTTGTGGGGACAATAAAGTTGGACCTTTTGTTTGGCCTAATTTGGAACATTAATATCAATAATTCATGTGACgcgatagtaaaaaaaaaaaagtaaataccCCAACTTACTTATCTGTGATATACATATTAAAAATTATTCGTTGATCGGGaaatgaaaactccttcaaacctATTTTTCACATGGGATGTTCTTTTAATGGGTTTCATAGTTTTCGTGTCTAAAATATCTTATCTTAAAGTTATAAGTAGTTCTTTAGATTAAAGTTATTCATATATGGAAACCAAAAAAAAGGTTAGCTAAAGTCATCCCAAATGCTAGAGAATCGATAAGGtcgaaataaaaaatcaattaagTCAAATTATATGGGTCcacagtttttgtttttttaagtttTCAAAAGTTAGTGCCGAGTAATTTTAAAAGCAGGCTTAAAATGAAAGTATTTTTATTCAAGAGCATTTTGAAAAAGATTTACCAAACATAATTTTTGCTACAAAATACTTTTGAtagggaaaaaataaaataatcctaAACAGGCTTAAAATAATTAACAAAATAAGTTCTTGTGTATTTTTTAATGTAAAATTTACTTATTAGTTATgaattttaaaaaatttaaatGTTATGGGCAGTGTGAACATAAGATAAGGATTTCTAGTTAACCTTTGCCTTCTTATTCTTATAATGATGGATGAAATTAGATTTTTTGGATAGGAAATCTAAGAGGATATTTGGATATTTGAAGTAGTAATCAGAAGCAGAAACAATAAAACATTTTGTTTTACAAAAGaaagaaggaattttttttttgcttctaggAATTGTTTCAATATTTTCGAACCTAAATTATACAAACCGAAATACAATTCCTTAAGATAATACAAACATTTTATAAATCTTTTATGACGATTTCAACTTATGCATCATGCAAAGTCTAATATTGTGATTTTTTGGCTCTTCTGGTTTGCCTTATTCTTTTGGTGAACTAAATTATTCAACTTATTCCTGAAGAGTTCAACAATTTTTCTAAATAATGAATCTGAACTCTGAATTGACGTGGGGTAAACATTTGGTCCAAAATCCACGAATTTGATTCGAAACAACTGTAAACTATTTTTTAGTGGGTTGGATGCGaatggaattttcaaaatccaacTATTGAAGATTAGGCGAGATTAAACATATTTGAGTAGCGAGTTTGCTGACTACTATCTGTAGTTTTACACGAAATGTCATATATAATGTAAGCATCTtttaattgattttatttttatttattgattttataaTCATTAAATGCATTGGTTAAAGGGTTAGTTGGTTGTACCAATTTGAGCTAGACACACTGCATAAGAATCGCCGTTTCAATGTCTCATTCCATGGTTAGTTTAGAAAACACTTTACCGTGGTCCCTTTTGCGACCTTATACGAGAGAGGGGTGGAGGTAAAATCCATGAAGGAATTAAAGATTATctggtagatttttttttcttaaagcaTGTATATATCAAAAGAGGAACTAAATAGAGATTACATGGGGTAGATAGATAAAGAGAGGACTAAAGTTTTCCGTAAGTCCCAAAAAGTAGTTATATATATTTTTACAAAGCAAATTATTTACTTCTACCAGCTACACTGCTGTTACCGTCATCTCTACCACTGTCAATCGGTTTATGCCTTTTATGGCAAGGCAAACCCAGATCCAACAATATTTTTCTATGGAAATTACACTCTTTTGAAGCCCTATGATTTTCTTAAATCCGAGCTGCCTATGAGCTGGAGTCTCACGGATCGAAAGAGCTTTGTGCCTAAGGTCGTTCGTCTATATATACAGGGGCAAGGAGATATTTGTGCGCTGCTAGAATTGACTGTCGAACATGGATATCTTTGCCTAATAGATTTGGCATCTCATAAAATAGGATTTTCTAGACAAACGGTCTTACAAATAATCTCAAAACCGCCATCACTAACCAAACTGTAAAATAGGAATGGAGAGCACCGGTGAATGGTGAGTTTCTCGTAACGGGTCTACCAGAGCAAACTGGTTATGTCAAGAATCTTCGAGACCTACCCCATCTCGAGTAGTCTTAGATAGCCACATCAAAACAATGACGATTGATGGACTTTTACAACCCAATGAAATAATTGTACTGTCTCTAATCAGCAAATGCAAGTTCGTATTGTCTTTGATCAGCAAATGCAAGTATGTATTGTCAACAATCATAGACAGTTCATGTTGATAAGAAATGGAAGTGTGCTTCAATAGGAACGAAATCAAACCAGACCAACTTTCTCAATGGAATAGTAATGTAGTAGTAGTACATAACAGGTACAACAAGTGAATGGACCCTCGCAATGTTATCCTCATGCGAGAGCGAGAGGATGAGCCGATGAGGATAATCTtaatttaataaaaaataaataaataatattatcCTCTCATATTATCTCTTCTCAGGCTTTAAATAGGTGTATTTCTCCTAAACTACGCCCCTACTGCCACAGCCTTAATTATATAAGCCATCTCTAATTATTAATACTCGATTATATATATAATAGAGAAGGATCTCttcgtatttttatttttacactATCTCACACATTGATCagttttttgtgaataaaaatcaacGAAAACGggtttcaagctaatattttggggatatatTTTTATTACAAAGCTCTACGTTACTTCCAAAAATGAGCGCATTCTGAAACGTATGACAACACCATCTACTAAGTTGAAAATAAATCATTGAAAATTAACAGATTTTTAGCCACTGAAATTAAGACCGGTaaattgtgaggtttaacattttggaACGCACTCATTTTTTTGCTAGACATGTAAAACTTTGTAAAGggaacatatccccaaaatattagcttcaaatttattgtcgtttggtttttattcacacAAATAACGTAcgacgtgtgagatagtgtgagaatAAAAGGATAAACGGATCCTTTCTGTTAAATAATATATTTAGTTGGTCCCGAGTCGGGTACAATATGCTGAAATTATAAGATAATTCATTTATGTTCACCCTTATAGATCCCACGTGAAATTTAAATTGATTGCTCATACATCATACACATGAAACAAATACAATAAAATGTGCAAAACGCGAATAAATCGCGAAAAGAAAGAGCGATCCACAAGGGTAGCACCCAAATCTTGTATGTAGAGAGATTGGACAAGGAATGATATTCGAAATCATAACTCGACCATTTTGAttgatatttttcttgagaatatATACTCCTATGAAAGAAGAGTTATTTGCCCAAAAACTCATGCCTAGCGAGAAACACGGAAACCCTAGATATATTATtctgttgaagaagaacttgatcttGTCTCCGTCAAATCGCCGATGTACTTAtattcaaaaaaccaaatcacAAACAAATCTATAGAAAGAAACACTATCAAAATACAAATAAAGTCGCCCTAATAGCGAGGAAAAGAATCACCCTAATAGTGAAGAAAAAGAAATGGCTCTATAGAGAATAAAGTTaattaaaaacaacaaaatagctcataaaaacaaaaaatctttgctcagatctagcACCAAAAGaactagatctgagcaaaggaGAAAGAAGACAATGAGTGTTTTCTAGGATTTTGAGAAGGGGGTGAGaaaagagagagaagagagaatTGCTCAATAATATTATGTTTAACACATTAATGATTTATgaagaaattttgaaaaatgattgtttttttttttttttttttttggtacagaGAGAGTAAAGGAAAAGTAAAATAGAGGACCATTAGAAGGTCACGATGCCAAACTGGAAACAATGTTTCCAGGAATTTGATTTGAAGTCCACTTAGATTGGACATTGTTTGATAGTGCATACGCAGCAAGAGAGTGAGCAGTGTTGTTTGCGCTTTTAGGTGTGAAGTTGAACTCAACCTTGTTGACTGACCTGCCTCGTACCTTGATGTGTCAATGAATCTCTAAATTCTCCAGGGGGGAGAGTGTGTTTCCTCTCGTAAGACTTTCACCACCACTTGACAGTCCCCTTCTATGATAACATCATCGAATCCAAGCCATATAACAAGTTCTACAACGAGTAAGAAACCGTCTGCTTCAGCCACCACTGGTTTGTCAGATAATCCCAATCTTGTGCTAGCTCCATAGCATATCCCCTCATGATTACGctcaatggcagcaacaacacTCATCAATATTTTTTTTACTGTTGAAATCAATATCATATTGAATTTCATCTATAAGCTAATACTTTTAACAAAATGAAACACAAGTGGGAGATTGAAGAGTGCTTTGAAAATTAAATATTTTATTCAAAAAATAATTActtaataataaatttatttgtacgttaatataatattaattaatatataaattaataattaaaatTTATTGGTTAATTAATATTTCcacttaattaataaattttgatggttccaacaacattaatttatagagtttctactgtattgAGACTACACCTTAATGACTGATGGTTAAAATAGTTTTGATTGATGGTTTTGCTAGACTAGGTTTTGAAATAATTGATGGTTACACACCTGCAAAACAAAGATTATACACAAAATAAGGTGATGGTTGAGTAATGATGAGACCGCTCTTTTAAGATGTTTGTGGCCTTACTCTAAATTTTTGTGCAAGCTGTTGTTTCTTTGACACGATGTCCCCATGATAAAATAATCGAGAAAAACTCTCTTCAATCTCTCACGCACACGATGAGAAATTGAACACTTATACTCTTTTTAATCATGCTCAGATGTGAAAAGTAGGGATACTCTAagagcctgtttggtatagttttcaaaaacaattttctgtttttaaaaacagagaaaacagaaaacaggagaacACGCGTTTGGTAGGgatattttcagaaaatgtttcctatatgttttctgtttttgaaaaaaaaaaaaatatgaaaacaaccaattatttttttctgtgttttttttttttctttgttccttttttgttccttcttcttcttttcagaacaaagtaagatatcgggggaatgactgcaagtgagccATGGCcagtatcactatctcttagacgagtctttacatttgatctgatttcgttgattttttttttgttttcaaaaactgttTTTAtcctaccaaacaatttttataaaatgaaaacaagaaaaagggtatgtttttaaaacagtggaaaactattttcaaaattgtACCAAACAGGCTCTAAAGTTTCCAgaaaagaaaaatcgattttcttCCTTAATGGAGAGAGCAGATCATCATCTATGTGATGATGCGATGTTATTAGATCCAACACTCCAAAATCTTGATTGAAAGACCCACTTCTTCTAGACCTACAACGGTTATATCTTTTGCACTGCGGATCAAAACCTAAGCTTTTGATCACCTTCTCAGCTTCCAAAACCATACTTTAAAGGGTATCTTTCGATTAGGATATCTAAAGACGAATATAAAAAGGGTATCGAGAACTGTAAAAACAGTTTGATCGAACGTCTTGTTCTAACTAAGGTTACAACGCCATTAACCACTGATAGCATTAAAACAAAGCTTCTTTCCTAATGGCCAGTTGATAtaggtttcttttgttttttattcaattttattgatgCTATCATAAGAGTTCGAGAATCTGGTGCAGTCTTCTTGAAACCGAGTACCATTTACCTCCAAAACTGGACTCCAGAACTTAACCCAAACATTCCAAGATATTCTAGGGCATTCGTCTTGAGTATTGACGTATCAAAACACCTTTCGAAATTAAGTGATATCGGAATACCTTTACATGTCGAAAATGCAACAATCAAGAAAGCCTATGAGCCTTTTGCAAGAGTCCGTGTTGAAATAGACTTATCAAAGCACCTTTTGGATAAAGTCTTGGTTGAGAGATATGGCTTATCATTCATGACATATTTCACATATGAGAAATTACCTGCATTCTGCTCACATTGAAAGGCCATTGTGCATGGCCTCGGTGAGTGCAAGCGTAAGAGCTCAATAATGAATAATAAATAATTGTACACAATTTGTCGCGAAGAATCCTGATCCCAAACAATCTGTATTCAATAATAACGTTACTTATAAAGGTGATACTTCGAATAGTTTCGTCCACACTACTGGAGCATAAGAATGATGATACTTTTGACACTTATAATGAATAGATCCCCAATCAAGTACTCATTGAGGAAAACTATATTGtttatgataataataataatgccaAACCCGTAGAGGGTGAAGTGAATAAGATTTCTTCATATGCTAGTATTTTGAACGGGACTCTCTGGTTAGATTGGTCTAAGGAGGAAGATAAACTTTATTCACAAAGAGCTAGAAACAGATAATGGATCGCCTTTCAGAAGTTAATAATGTCTCCTAATCATGATACCAACAGATTCAGTAGACTAGCCATGTATATGATGATAATGAATATgataatccaacatttttttatcaTCGCCGGTATTGGAGAACATGGTGATACAAGATACTCCATCTCCACCATCGtatggttttcaacctattttgcaTGGTTTTATTAAGAAAAATGCTAAACCAAAACATGGAATTTATTTGAAAGCTCCTGAAAAGAATATTCGGATGAAACGTTTTGGATGAGCTAGTTGAtgtaattttttcattttttccaggatt
This is a stretch of genomic DNA from Papaver somniferum cultivar HN1 chromosome 1, ASM357369v1, whole genome shotgun sequence. It encodes these proteins:
- the LOC113305306 gene encoding indole-3-acetic acid-amido synthetase GH3.6-like, which gives rise to MNTHSNHISASLTYFLFHFSLFFDHFQFLPFTMPTIPEAPNMQDETSYEKNMKALQFIEQVTTNADEIQKKVLSEILTRNAHVEYLKRHGLDGLTADRDTFKNVMPIVTYEDLQPDINRIANGDTSPILCSNPISEFLTSSGTSAGERKLMPTIEEELERRSLLYGLLMPVMDQYVPDLNKGKGMYLCFIKSEAKTPGGLAARPVLTSYYKSSYFKEKPFDPYNNYTSPIETILCLDSYQSMYSQLLCGLIQNNQVLRVGAVFASGFIRAIRFLQKHWTLFCKDIRTGTIDVQITDQSVRNAVSKLLVPNPKLADLIETECSKDSWQGIISRLWPNTKYIDVIVTGSMSQYIPTLDYYSNDLPLVCTMYASSECFFGLNLNPLAKPSEVSYTILPTMGYFEFLPVQKNSGLPDSVNEKEKQELVELVDVKLGQEYELVVTTYAGLYRYRVGDVLRVAGFKNNAPQFNFICRRNVVLCIDADKTDEVELQNAVKNAINHLIPFDAFLMDYTSYASTSNIPGHYVLYWELRHGGTKSIPPTVFENCCLTIEESLNSVYRQGRVSESIGALEIKIVETGTFDKLMDYAISRGASINQYKTPRCVKFEPILELLNSRVRSVYFSPKCPKWFPGQKEWYDDDQN